In one window of Deinococcus hopiensis KR-140 DNA:
- a CDS encoding potassium/proton antiporter translates to MNHANPIDLPILIVSALLLLGLLASKVGGRLGVPGLVLFLVIGMLAGSEGPGGIEFENYGLTQAVGIITLAFILYSGGLETNWKHTRPALRGGLALATLGVLLTTSLVAAVAHVLLDLPWLTSFLLGAVVSSTDASAVFSVLKERALGLKGQIKPLLEFESGVNDPMAIFLVIGLTSLIGHPETPWSEMLLLFVKQMLLGAAFGAGLGWLAVRSFNRIDLPSEGLYTVLSVALVGLVYAVTALVGGSGFLAVYIAGVVLGNSTFVHKRSLRHWHEGLTYLLEIGMFLLLGLLVFPSQVVGIAGPALLISLFLMFVARPVAVFVSLALTRMPVQHRGMVAWVGLRGAVPIILATFPLLEHLPGSQTIFNVAFFIMLTSLLIQGTTLPSVARWLRVEEQASGPNTQRLLFTPTGAGKNDLVEVVVPPQSRVVGQRIVDLRFPAEALILLIHRAGEYIVPNGSTIIQAGDELQVLGSREFFDEVRSRIEQQGAQSA, encoded by the coding sequence ATGAACCACGCCAACCCCATTGACCTACCCATCCTGATCGTCTCGGCCCTGCTGCTGCTGGGCCTACTCGCCAGCAAAGTCGGTGGTCGTCTCGGGGTCCCTGGACTGGTGCTGTTCCTCGTCATCGGAATGCTGGCGGGCAGTGAGGGTCCCGGCGGGATTGAATTCGAGAACTACGGCCTCACCCAAGCGGTGGGCATCATCACCCTCGCCTTCATCTTGTACTCCGGGGGGCTGGAGACGAACTGGAAGCACACCCGCCCCGCCCTACGCGGCGGCCTGGCCCTTGCTACCCTGGGCGTGCTGCTTACCACTTCGCTGGTCGCCGCCGTAGCCCACGTGTTGCTCGATCTGCCCTGGCTGACAAGCTTCCTGTTGGGGGCGGTGGTCTCCAGCACGGACGCCAGCGCAGTCTTCTCGGTGCTCAAGGAGCGCGCTTTGGGCCTGAAGGGCCAGATCAAGCCCCTGTTGGAGTTCGAGTCCGGCGTAAACGACCCAATGGCGATCTTCCTCGTCATCGGGCTCACGTCCCTGATCGGGCATCCGGAGACTCCGTGGTCGGAGATGCTGCTGCTGTTCGTCAAACAGATGCTGTTGGGAGCCGCCTTCGGAGCGGGCCTGGGCTGGTTGGCGGTGCGGAGCTTCAACCGGATTGATCTCCCCTCCGAGGGGCTCTACACCGTCCTGTCCGTCGCGTTGGTCGGCCTGGTTTATGCCGTGACGGCGCTGGTGGGCGGCAGCGGCTTTCTGGCGGTGTACATCGCGGGTGTGGTCCTCGGGAACAGTACTTTCGTTCACAAGCGCTCCCTGCGCCACTGGCATGAGGGACTCACCTACCTGCTGGAGATCGGGATGTTCCTGCTCCTGGGGCTGCTGGTCTTTCCTTCCCAAGTGGTGGGGATCGCCGGTCCGGCCCTCTTGATTTCGCTGTTCCTGATGTTCGTGGCCCGCCCGGTCGCGGTCTTCGTGAGCCTGGCTCTGACCCGGATGCCGGTCCAGCACCGGGGCATGGTCGCCTGGGTAGGGCTGCGTGGCGCGGTCCCGATCATCCTGGCAACCTTTCCGCTGTTGGAGCATCTGCCAGGCTCGCAGACGATCTTCAACGTGGCGTTCTTCATCATGTTGACCAGCCTGTTGATTCAGGGCACCACCCTGCCGTCGGTCGCGCGCTGGCTGAGGGTGGAGGAGCAGGCTTCCGGCCCAAACACCCAGCGCCTGCTGTTCACGCCGACCGGGGCGGGTAAGAACGACTTGGTGGAGGTGGTGGTGCCGCCACAGTCCCGGGTGGTGGGTCAGCGCATTGTCGACTTGCGCTTTCCGGCCGAAGCGCTGATCCTGCTAATCCACCGGGCAGGGGAGTACATCGTGCCGAATGGCTCGACGATCATCCAGGCGGGAGATGAACTGCAAGTGCTGGGGAGTCGCGAATTCTTCGATGAGGTCCGGTCCCGAATTGAACAGCAGGGCGCTCAATCTGCCTGA